In Burkholderia sp. WP9, a genomic segment contains:
- a CDS encoding MarR family transcriptional regulator, whose translation MTRPADIYLRFLQLTEAIRGLPSLPALDPLEERILAFVARMAQKNERLSVRDMMAQSELGSPATLHARITSMREKGWLLLNDTEDARRKQIELTPAALRHFDKLAEAFAKAAKGT comes from the coding sequence GATATCTATCTCCGGTTTCTTCAACTGACCGAAGCAATACGCGGCCTGCCTTCACTGCCCGCGCTCGATCCGCTCGAGGAGCGGATTCTTGCATTTGTTGCCCGCATGGCACAGAAGAATGAGCGACTCTCTGTCCGGGACATGATGGCCCAAAGCGAACTAGGCTCACCCGCCACCCTTCATGCTCGCATCACGTCCATGCGGGAAAAGGGCTGGCTGCTGCTCAACGACACAGAGGACGCGCGACGCAAACAGATTGAGCTTACGCCCGCGGCCCTCCGGCACTTCGACAAGCTTGCCGAAGCCTTCGCGAAGGCGGCGAAGGGAACCTAA
- a CDS encoding potassium channel family protein, with translation MVFNAFKNVIAWLARLTPNSFVPRLGEKLTGGRITVPDWAEFYLLGRFLFALALVITLPKSRLLVAIILIIQCSSIIYLLKIVFPVGARGLKDASRSLFFAFGHYLEIGFSMGYVYWYLNAFTQTPASQAPISLPKSVYFSFITMTTIGFGDITPNTDLARFVVTVHAIVALFMLATVIGLFLSLSTAGDGRSE, from the coding sequence ATGGTCTTCAATGCATTCAAGAACGTCATAGCTTGGCTCGCACGCCTGACTCCAAACTCGTTCGTGCCCAGGCTAGGCGAGAAACTGACGGGCGGAAGAATAACCGTACCGGACTGGGCTGAGTTTTACCTGCTTGGTCGGTTCTTGTTCGCGCTCGCGTTAGTAATAACGCTGCCTAAATCAAGATTACTTGTTGCCATCATTTTAATCATTCAATGCAGTTCGATCATCTATTTGCTAAAAATAGTATTTCCCGTGGGTGCGCGCGGGCTGAAAGATGCAAGTCGATCACTTTTCTTCGCATTTGGTCACTACCTTGAAATAGGTTTTTCGATGGGTTACGTTTATTGGTATCTGAACGCGTTTACCCAAACGCCGGCTTCTCAAGCACCTATCTCTCTGCCAAAAAGCGTGTATTTCAGTTTTATAACCATGACAACGATCGGATTCGGCGACATTACACCGAATACAGACCTGGCGAGGTTTGTCGTCACAGTGCACGCTATCGTTGCATTGTTCATGCTCGCGACGGTTATAGGCCTCTTCTTATCCTTATCTACAGCGGGAGACGGTCGTTCCGAGTAA
- a CDS encoding site-specific integrase encodes MAQAKTLTEKELRQVLTYVSLHRHAARNRTMLLTTHWAGMRVGEVAALRIGDVVNADGSIKSEIRLLAEQTKGRHARTVFIGQRLRKELASYVATLKRPSAEKPLFYTQKRAGFTANTLCQYFHWLYKQVGIDGASSHSGRRTFITNLANKGVGVRVLMSLAGHRNIATTQAYIDVNDEMQRAAVDLV; translated from the coding sequence ATGGCGCAGGCAAAGACGTTGACCGAAAAAGAGCTCAGGCAGGTGCTGACCTACGTGTCACTGCATCGTCACGCAGCGCGCAACCGGACCATGCTGCTGACGACGCATTGGGCTGGCATGCGTGTGGGCGAGGTCGCAGCTTTGCGTATCGGCGACGTGGTGAACGCGGACGGCTCGATTAAATCGGAGATCCGCTTGCTGGCGGAACAGACCAAGGGGCGTCATGCGCGAACAGTGTTTATCGGCCAACGGCTTCGCAAAGAACTGGCTTCGTACGTCGCAACCCTCAAGCGTCCGTCAGCAGAGAAGCCGCTGTTTTATACACAGAAGCGGGCCGGGTTCACAGCGAACACGTTGTGCCAGTACTTCCACTGGCTGTACAAGCAAGTCGGCATTGATGGCGCGAGCAGCCATTCAGGCAGACGTACGTTCATTACGAATCTCGCGAACAAAGGCGTTGGTGTCCGCGTGCTGATGTCGCTTGCGGGTCATCGGAATATCGCGACGACACAGGCTTACATCGACGTCAACGACGAAATGCAGCGCGCCGCTGTGGATCTCGTATGA